A window of Citrus sinensis cultivar Valencia sweet orange chromosome 7, DVS_A1.0, whole genome shotgun sequence contains these coding sequences:
- the LOC102612587 gene encoding 26S proteasome non-ATPase regulatory subunit 12 homolog A, protein MEGKGNLEAQVDQLLNTEKQMRLSGDVAGTKKAVTEILQLCFEAKDWKTLNEQIVNLSKKRGQLKQAVTAMVQQAMQYIDQTPDLDTRIELIKTLNSVSAGKIYVEIERARLIKKLAKIKEEQGLIAEAADLMQEVAVETFGAMAKTEKIAFILEQVRLCLDRQDYVRAQILSRKISPRVFDADPSKEKKKPKEGDNVVEEAPADIPSLLELKRIYYELMIRYYSHNNDYLEICRCYKAIYEIPYIKEDPAQWMPVLRKICWYLVLAPHDPMQSSLLNSTLEDKNLSEIPNFRLLLKQLVTMEVIQWTSLWNTYKDEFENETNMLGGSLGAKAAEDLRQRIIEHNILVVSKYYSRITLKRLAELLCLSIQEAEKHLSDMVVSKALVAKIDRPQGIVCFQVAKDSNDILNSWAMNLEKLLDLVEKSCHQIHKETMVHKTALKV, encoded by the exons ATG GAGGGTAAAGGCAATTTGGAGGCGCAAGTAGATCAGCTTTTGAATACCGAGAAGCAGATGAGATTATCCGGTGACGTGGCCGGCACCAAGAAGGCGGTGACGGAAATTTTGCAGCTTTGCTTTGAAGCTAAAGACTGGAAGACTCTCAATGAACAGATTGTTAATCTTTCCAAGAAACGCGGTCAACTCAAGCAG GCTGTAACTGCAATGGTCCAGCAAGCAATGCAGTACATCGATCAGACGCCAGATCTTGATACTCGTATAGAGCTCATCAAAACACTAAATAGTGTCTCTGCAGGGAAG ATATATGTTGAAATTGAGAGGGCAAGGTTGATTAAAAAACTTGCAAAGATTAAGGAAGAACAAGGGCTTATAGCGGAAGCTGCAGATCTGATGCAAGAAGTGGCT GTGGAGACATTTGGTGCTATGGCAAAAACTGAGAAAATCGCCTTCATTCTTGAACAA GTCCGTCTGTGCCTAGACCGCCAAGATTATGTCCGTGCACAAATTCTTTCAAGGAAGATTAGTCCAAGAGTTTTTGATGCTGATCCTtcgaaagaaaagaaaaagccaaAAGAAGGTGACAATGTTGTTGAAGAGGCTCCTGCTGATATACCATCATTATTGGAATTGAAAAGAATCTATTATGAACTAATGATTAG GTATTACTCACACAACAATGATTACCTTGAAATTTGTCGGTGCTATAAAGCTATATATGAGATTCCATATATCAAGGAAGACCCAGCCCAGTGGATGCCG GTCCTGAGGAAAATCTGCTGGTATTTAGTTTTGGCTCCACACGATCCAATGCAGTCGAGCCTTCTAAATTCCACCTTGGAGGATAAGAATCTCTCTGAAATCCCGAACTTTAG GTTGCTGTTGAAGCAGTTGGTCACAATGGAGGTCATCCAATGGACATCTCTTTGGAATACATACAAGGATGAGtttgaaaatgaaactaaCATGCTTGGAGGCTCTTTGGGTGCCAAAGCTGCAGAGGATCTAAGACAGAGAATAATTGAACAT AATATTCTGGTCGTCTCTAAGTATTACTCAAGGATTACATTGAAGAGACTGGCAGAGCTATTGTGTCTGAGTATCCAG GAAGCAGAGAAGCACCTTTCAGACATGGTTGTTTCCAAGGCACTGGTAGCTAAAATTGACAGGCCGCAGGGAATAGTCTGTTTCCAGGTAGCCAAGGATAGCAATGACATTCTCAATTCATGGGCAATGAACTTGGAGAAGCTGCTTGATCTTGTTGAGAAGAGTTGCCATCAAATTCACAAAGAAACTATGGTTCACAAAACTGCTTTGAAAGTATGA